The DNA region CGCTGGCCGCCTTGATCGGCGTGATGTTCATGGTGGTGATCGGTACCTTTGCGTGGCGCAGCCTGATGATCCTGCGCCGCATTCCGGCATCGGATACGTTCGTGATGATCCTTGTGACCATTGTGACTGTGGCGACAGACCTTGCCCTTAATGAGGCATAACGCAAACATTTTCCGCCCGAAATGCGCTATTATCTTTCTCACTAACTTCTGATTCAGAAAGGACGACCCTGTGGCTACCTCTTCGAACTACGTTGCCAAAATTCCCAATCGGGACGGCCGTATCCATTACACGGATGAAGAACACGCCACGTGGTCCACCTTGTATGCTCGCCAGGAAAAGGCCATCGCGAACGTGGCGTGTCGCGAGTACCTCGAGGCGCTCGATCGCTTGGATCTGCCAAAAGACCGCATTCCCCAGTGTGTTGAACTCTCTGAACGCCTCTCCGATCTCAGTGGCTGGGGCGTCACGCCGGTACCGGCACTCATCAGCTTCGAGAAATTTTTCAATCTCCTGGCTAACCGACAATTCCCCGCAGCCTCGTTTATTCGTCGCCCTGAAGATCTCGACTACCTTGAAGAGCCCGATATCTTTCACGAGGTATTTGGGCATGTACCGCTGCTTACCGATCCGCGTTTTGCCGCCTTCTCTCAGGCCTACGGGCAGGCAGGGTTGAACGCCGATAAAAAAGATCATGCAATGTTGGCGCGACTCTACTGGTTTACGGTCGAATTCGGACTGATTCGTCGCAACAATGAGCTCAAGGTATATGGCGCAGGCATCGTGTCATCGCCCGGCGAGTGCGAGTATGCACTCAATGA from Pseudomonadota bacterium includes:
- the phhA gene encoding phenylalanine 4-monooxygenase, whose translation is MATSSNYVAKIPNRDGRIHYTDEEHATWSTLYARQEKAIANVACREYLEALDRLDLPKDRIPQCVELSERLSDLSGWGVTPVPALISFEKFFNLLANRQFPAASFIRRPEDLDYLEEPDIFHEVFGHVPLLTDPRFAAFSQAYGQAGLNADKKDHAMLARLYWFTVEFGLIRRNNELKVYGAGIVSSPGECEYALNDKRPLRKPFDPLDMLRTPYRIDIFQTTYFVIDTFDQLFDLSQRDLGALIREAKSLGMHEPNYPAKAS